A region from the Gossypium hirsutum isolate 1008001.06 chromosome A08, Gossypium_hirsutum_v2.1, whole genome shotgun sequence genome encodes:
- the LOC107926961 gene encoding protein LURP-one-related 4, with translation MAKVHPTEPQVSGPCSMNSAGKETFTIWMKSLVCHTNGCTIFDSKGQIVYRVENYDTKGSSEVHLMNLHGHVLFTILKKKLQILGCWNGYRGNFTSRKKEKSSFQVKKCCRILRGDLVCEVRVGFNKYFMVSLGNKKQGFKIVNSGGDITAEVKQKQLPTGMVLGDDVLTLEIEPSIDQALTVALVLVYGLMNRRL, from the exons ATGGCTAAGGTTCATCCAACTGAACCACAAGTTTCCGGTCCCTGCAGCATGAACTCTGCAGGTAAGGAAACATTCACTATATGGATGAAATCTCTTGTATGCCACACCAATGGTTGCACCATCTTTGATTCAAAAGGCCAGATTGTGTATCGTGTCGAAAACTACGACACCAAAGGTAGCAGTGAAGTTCATCTCATGAATCTCCACGGCCATGTTCTCTTTACCATTCTAAAAAAG AAACTACAAATATTGGGATGTTGGAATGGATATAGAGGGAACTTTACTAGCAGAAAGAAGGAAAAATCCAGCTTTCAAGTCAAGAAATGTTGCAGAATTCTACGGGGAGACCTAGTTTGTGAAGTTAGAGTGGGGTTTAACAAGTACTTCATGGTTAGCTTAGGGAACAAGAAACAAGGATTTAAGATTGTAAACTCGGGTGGAGATATTACAGCAGAG GTGAAGCAGAAGCAATTACCTACTGGAATGGTGTTAGGAGATGATGTCTTAACTTTGGAGATAGAGCCAAGTATTGATCAAGCTCTTACTGTTGCTCTTGTTCTCGTTTATGGATTGATGAATAGGAGATTGTAG